A single Aspergillus puulaauensis MK2 DNA, chromosome 7, nearly complete sequence DNA region contains:
- a CDS encoding uncharacterized protein (COG:S;~EggNog:ENOG410PJHC;~InterPro:IPR035896): MPPTAMWGCDFEACDKPCVRTYGQCVLCDRHLCAKHLRAEYHKCPEWEDEKSYDPAAREAEQKEMTALLGKINVTVLLSRASSLRNGVPSCTTRPLQYDRFTRSSVMGGMNYHIEIRFQDGISWLARIRRLNATSPPPDLRAYIMRSEVATLQFLSV; this comes from the exons ATGCCTCCAACGGCAATGTGGGGTTGTGATTTCGAAGCCTGCGATAAGCCTTGTGTACGGACGTATGGACAATGTGTCCTTTGCGATCGCCACCTCTGCGCAAAACATCTTCGCGCGGAATATCATAAATGTCCTGAATGGGAG GACGAGAAATCGTACGACCCCGCGGCCCGAGAAGCTGAGCAAAAGGAAATGACAGCACTCCTCGGAAAGATAAATGTCACTGTACTTCTCTCTCGAGCCAGTTCCTTGCGCAACGGTGTTCCGAGCTGTACGACCCGACCCCTCCAGTATGATCGATTCACGCGTTCCTCGGTGATGGGTGGTATGAATTACCACATTGAAATCCGGTTCCAGGATGGAATTAGCTGGCTCGCACGCATTCGAAGACTGAATGCCACTTCACCGCCACCGGACCTACGAGCTTACATTATGCGCAGTGAGGTCGCCACGCTGCAGTTCCTGAGCGTGTAG
- a CDS encoding Zn(II)2Cys6 transcription factor (COG:K;~EggNog:ENOG410PKDN;~InterPro:IPR007219,IPR001138;~PFAM:PF04082;~TransMembrane:1 (o647-672i);~go_function: GO:0000981 - DNA-binding transcription factor activity, RNA polymerase II-specific [Evidence IEA];~go_function: GO:0003677 - DNA binding [Evidence IEA];~go_function: GO:0008270 - zinc ion binding [Evidence IEA];~go_process: GO:0006351 - transcription, DNA-templated [Evidence IEA];~go_process: GO:0006355 - regulation of transcription, DNA-templated [Evidence IEA]) produces MTAHSDCRPARVLAPFPSDPLFKPSPPVPRRTKQSNACIACKERKTKPCDKCISSGRNCVFVVGRDRRKKCAQRRAEQELQTVLRMLDNIIEAFNAGDKTQLDCLLFAAREYHSGRAVQDDIITDTEQVSETQIVDSRKQTFKEGVDDLARDGLMSLRLQKYVSRSATPIPTASSSISVEFLDEVDTLTEDPNRDDASRAIGYIGKASEIAWLQKLCTEVNKLNADRDQHRLSHIEDSITSMNYHLDHMRIPETVSPEPRSLPPKQWAAHLLSFFFKSVSPSFPLINKSLFNFQFDQAFTYSRTQPSRKWLAVFNLVLAVGFRCYRLSEPVSGGDTDDNVFLSRAIALSTTPGTTSEYMGLYQVQIDLLLAIYYLSSGQVNQSWQANGRAARLAISMGLNLRADGNQIDPVSKETRVRIWWSIFALEHVLSSMTGRTPCVNYQSMSVYLPLPYDEAQFQLPEVEELLKNAASRERRLRWTIHASNTELNARDQWLRTIGSSQSLYFFHLVDLSVIMHAATNVVYRVTATTDRFRSKIPFYRGKLQSWLSSLQPAFAFTTYNDDDARKNVACDCREQVGLAIAYYSSQIILNRPCLTHPDFKNGTNIRIPRTRFEEDTAKSCVHFALALLSVLPDKPDIKWISNMVPWWILLHSIMRALTVLLIQLSISLVPVMTTYGEQKREENEGEGIEAVRDASKKALLWLHSMASQDSSSKRAFHICQRLFYLVAPAKALDSKDAPSAVLLAGEEASSGLQRLDSFGPGSMKLQEDVVNWGPDYTASESVDEQQQVPLSLDPVLLSFDSYEF; encoded by the exons ATGACAGCACACTCTGATTGTCGGCCAGCACGGGTCCTTGCTCCATTCCCATCTGATCCCTTGTTCAAACCGTCTCCGCCTGTCCCCCGAAGAACAAAACAATCAAATGCATGCATAGCATGTAAGGAGCGGAAAACTAAA CCATGTGATAAATGTATTTCGTCCGGCCGCAACTGCGTGTTTGTAGTCGGGCGCGATAGACGCAAAAAATGTGCACAGAGACGTGCAGAGCAAGAGCTTCAAACAGTACTGCGAATGTTAGACAATATCATTGAAGCATTCAATGCAGGAGATAAGACACAACTCGACTGTCTACTTTTCGCTGCGAGGGAATATCACTCAGGGCGAGCAGTTCAAGATGACATTATTACAGACACTGAGCAG GTCTCAGAAACACAAATTGTTGATAGCCGGAAGCAAACCTTCAAGGAAGGTGTAGATGATCTTGCCAGGGATGGACTCATG TCTCTTAGACTCCAAAAATATGTTTCTAGGAGCGCCACTCCTATTCCTACGGCATCGTCCTCCATATCTGTCGAGTTCCTTGACGAGGTTGATACTTTGACAGAAGATCCCAACCGCGACGATGCCAGCAGGGCAATAGGCTATATTGGCAAGGCATCCGAGATTGCATGGTTGCAAAAACTGTGTACTGAAGTCAACAAGTTGAATGCAGATAGGGATCAACACCGTTTATCACATATTGAGGATTCTATCACATCGATGAATTATCATCTTGATCATATGCGAATACCCGAAACCGTTTCCCCCGAACCAAGATCACTGCCGCCTAAACAGTGGGCGGCTCACCTGCTGAGCTTTTTTTTCAAATCAGTCTCACCTTCGTTTCCACTTATCAATAAATCATTATTTAATTTTCAGTTTGATCAGGCTTTCACGTATTCTAGAACACAGCCTTCGCGAAAATGGCTTGCTGTTTTTAATTTGGTACTCGCCGTGGGCTTCAGATGCTACAGACTATCAGAACCAGTCTCTGGGGGAGATACTGATGATAACGTCTTCCTATCGCGAGCAATAGCTCTAAGCACTACTCCGGGCACGACTTCCGAATATATGGGCTTATACCAGGTCCAGATTGACCTACTGCTAGCAATTTATTATCTGTCCTCTGGTCAAGTAAACCA GTCATGGCAGGCAAATGGCCGTGCTGCGCGCTTGGCAATCTCTATGGGGCTTAATCTCCGCGCAGATGGTAACCAGATTGACCCGGTGTCCAAGGAGACGCGTGTTCGGATCTGGTGGTCAATTTTCGCTCTGGAGCATGTGCTCTCCAGCATGACTGGCCGTACACCGTGTGTTAACTACCAATCCATGTCTGTGTATTTACCATTGCCATATGACGAAGCCCAATTCCAGCTGCCGGAAGTGGAGGAACTGTTAAAAAATGCCGCTTCGCGCGAAAGGAGACTTCGGTGGACTATACACGCAAGTAACACAGAACTAAATGCAAGAGACCAGTGGCTTAGGACCATTGGTTCCAGTCAGTCTCTATACTTCTTTCATCTCGTGGACCTTTCTGTCATCATGCATGCTGCCACCAACGTTGTTTACAGGGTAACTGCCACCACGGACAGATTTCGAAGCAAAATCCCATTTTACCGAGGAAAGCTACAATCATGGCTGTCTAGCCTTCAACCAGCGTTTGCGTTTACCACTTACAATGATGATGACGCGAGAAAGAACGTGGCGTGCGACTGCCGAGAACAAGTTGGTCTTGCCATAGCCTACTACAGCTCTCAGATTATATTAAACCGTCCGTGTCTTACCCATCCTGATTTCAAAAATGGGACAAATATCAGGATTCCTCGCACCCGTTTTGAGGAAGATACAGCAAAATCCTGTGTTCACTttgctcttgctcttctttcggTTCTCCCTGACAAACCAGATATAAAATGGATCTCAAATATGGTGCCCTGGTGGATTTTATTACATTCGATAATGCGAGCGTTGACAGTCCTGCTTATTCAGCTTTCCATCAGCCTGGTTCCAGTCATGACCACATACGGGGAGCAAAAACGGGAGGAAAACGAGGGAGAAGGGATCGAGGCAGTTCGTGACGCGTCGAAGAAAGCCCTTCTCTGGCTACACAGTATGGCAAGTCAAGACTCTAGCTCGAAGCGCGCATTCCATATTTGCCAGAGACTTTTTTATCTTGTTGCACCGGCTAAGGCATTGGATTCAAAAGACGCGCCTTCTGCTGTATTGTtagcaggagaagaagcctcCTCCGGACTTCAAAGGTTAGACAGTTTCGGTCCTGGATCCatgaagctgcaggaggACGTTGTGAACTGGGGTCCGGACTATACGGCTTCCGAGAGCGTggatgagcagcagcaagttcCTCTTTCCTTGGATCCAGTCTTACTCTCATTTGACAGTTACGAGTTCTAG
- a CDS encoding uncharacterized protein (COG:S;~EggNog:ENOG410PJ5J;~InterPro:IPR029045,IPR005151;~PFAM:PF03572;~SECRETED:SignalP(1-25);~antiSMASH:Cluster_7.3;~go_function: GO:0008236 - serine-type peptidase activity [Evidence IEA];~go_process: GO:0006508 - proteolysis [Evidence IEA]): MRAEKMSRIFIEILILFHLIGSSLANLESIANNACSTITHHYQKWSKVKSSGRFQVDAEVGYNCLRSVTINNTLAHSYLSEIMKYTKLQSTLTNLKNPPSDFFWPAVDLIDQLEKIQRNIAAGSYQSQYDVDIDVARVWASAHDGQFHTAACTFAGITFERSVDLISVSLDGIEDPLVYVYDDLSNLQAGEEASNIISIDGQHFLDFLKNEAFYNLADPDSAWNYLFWNTARNKDKIPLSATFQKPNSILNWYPGKETTIQFLNGTSLTYKTHAVIDTEAWSEEVVDGESFLQHYCVKPTSRSDEPSPTSSGQQKATPQSTTHEKATTTPIFKHPTAVVQDPYEMVAGYYLDGVGYDDVAVLWLAQFFSQHSPAAPPDAQITGFRETVKEFLRNSVAEGKKRLILDVSGNIGGISHLPYDMFGRLFPNARAAVQFHVNYELSPPAKLLTDAFSAIPLEELRRQMNDSESLKKEKLAVRYNDYNFHTWKDINGDDFTSIAEFAPPVQEVGTNYTAKFQLPLGNRQWDQSQEEFVPFGYETHPNSSYHQPFEDANIVVLSDGTCASACAVLLHLLNELGIKTIAIGGLPGAKPMQAIGGTKGDAATAAADIQEYVQELRKFGTLGDLTTAKSILPGMIPFPLGDIKGTVAKDYGINTRNHLLPNDTIPSMMRFEPADCHVYFTPANVADVQQMWRDTVDIAWNGKACAAGGFQV, from the exons ATGAGAGCAGAGAAAATGTCACGAATCTTCATTGAGATCCTCATTCTTTTTCACTTGATAGGGAGCTCGCTCGCAAATCTCGAGTCTATCGCCAACAACGCCTGCAGCACTATCACTCATCATTACCAAAAATGGAGCAAAGTGAAGTCGTCGG GCCGTTTTCAAGTGGATGCTGAAGTGGGCTATAACTGCCTTAGGTCGGTGACTATCAACAACACGCTGGCGCATAGCTACCTTTCAGAAATTATGAAGTATACCAAATTACAATCTACCTTGACAAATCTTAAAA ATCCGCCTTCAGATTTCTTTTGGCCGGCGGTTGATTTGATCGATCAACTGGAAAAAATCCAACGGAATATAGCTGCTGGCTCATACCAGAGCCAGTATGATGTTGATATAGATGTCGCAAGAGTGTGGGCCTCAGCACACGATGGGCAATTCCATACTGCGGCTTGCACGTTTGCAGGGATCACGTTCGAACGATCGGTAGATCTTATATCCGTGTCATTGGATGGAATAGAAGACCCCCTGGTGTATGTCTATG ATGACCTTTCTAACCTTCAAGCCGGCGAAGAGGCCTcgaatattattagtatcgACGGTCAGCATTTTTTGGACTTCCTGAAAAATGAGGCATTCTACAACTTAGCGGACCCTGACTCAGCGTGGAATTATCTTTTTTGGAATACTGCTAGAAATAAGGACAAAATACC CCTTTCGGCAACATTTCAAAAACCCAATTCAATATTAAATTGGTATCCTGGCAAAGAAACGACAATACAATTTTTAAATGGCACATCATTAACCTACAAAACCCATGCCGTTATTGATACAGAAGCGTGGAGTGAAGAAGTTGTGGATGGAGAATCGTTTCTGCAGCACTACTGCGTTAAGCCGACTTCAAGATCAGACGagccctctccaacctcaTCAGGCCAACAAAAAGCTACACCTCAATCTACTACCCACGAGAAAGCGACTACTACTCCGATATTCAAGCATCCAACCGCGGTCGTGCAGGATCCGTATGAGATGGTAGCCGGATACTACTTGGATGGTGTTGGCTATGACGACGTTGCAGTACTTTGGCTTGCTCAGTTCTTTTCTCAGCATAGCCCAGCTGCCCCCCCTGATGCCCAAATCACAGGGTTCAGGGAGACGGTCAAAGAATTCCTTCGCAACTCTGTTGCTGAAGGCAAGAAACGTCTTATCTTGGATGTGAGCGGGAATATAGGAGGTATTTCTCATCTGCCGTATGATATG TTTGGTCGGCTGTTTCCAAACGCACGTGCGGCTGTTCAGTTCCACGTTAACTATGAATTATCCCCACCGGCGAAATTGCTGACAGATGCATTCAGCGCGATTCCTCTTGAAGAATTGCGGCGCCAAATGAATGACTCAGAATCTctgaaaaaagaaaaactgGCTGTTCGTTACAACGATTACAATTTTCATACTTGGAAAGATATCAATGGGGATGATTTCACCTCTATTGCTGAATTCGCACCTCCTGTCCAAGAGGTCGGTACCAATTACACAGCAAAATTCCAGCTGCCCCTCGGTAATAGACAATGGGATCAAAGTCAGGAAGAATTTGTTCCATTTGGATATGAGACTCATCCAAATTCCTCCTACCACCAGCCGTTTGAGGATGCGAATATCGTCGTGCTAAGTGACGGAACTTGTGCTTCAG CTTGCGCtgtacttcttcatctcttGAATGAATTGGGAATCAAAACAATCGCAATAGGCGGCCTGCCCGGTGCCAAACCAATGCAAGCCATAGGAGGGACCAAGGGGGACGCGGCTACCGCAGCTGCAGACATACAGGAATATGTTCAGGAACTTCGTAAATTTGGGACATTGGGTGATCTTACAACCGCAAAGTCGATTCTTCCGGGAATGATACCGTTTCCGCTGGGCGATATCAAGGGTACAGTGGCGAAAGATTACGGCATCAATACCAGgaatcatcttcttccgaatGATACAATTCCTTCTATGATGCGATTTGAGCCCGCTGACTGTCATGTGTACTTCACGCCGGCAAACGTCGCAGATGTCCAGCAAATGTGGCGCGATACTGTCGATATCGCCTGGAACGGCAAGGCGTGCGCAGCTGGGGGTTTTCAGGTTTAG
- a CDS encoding uncharacterized protein (COG:S;~EggNog:ENOG410PSN3;~InterPro:IPR023213), protein MEPHPTSSSTYSPMQIPEIGGKMLNRNSSSEKDQSWQWLPASPKLHTQAYDSFQTILKNFRFDQTEPDRDILPFTSYIKLRCSFPNIEKRLRKAWIATRYHNPGLATELDLHHKYYRVPSTEDVDMWAWATFRVHQDACAQDVAEQPRRSAQPMLHWFPRTQELLLVSHHFYFDARGAWYFWDLLLDLTVRAENVNFADEKANLPITRDDLLGLPSYPTLTSFTKAYQIMNDSIKEDLILLPALLKDPGTHQLHSSAKRLDRHGQVRMTLSQEQTAAIVTACKEIGSSVTAAFYAALALECQALQAEHGSRGRYALTFHHFDARPWYTQTVNARENLGIDQHAIIPFALDMEGKSYSELASTTDAFFKTTRSDFAQDSSGLDAINYLLANIISPRTPLPSAPFFSSYGIAEKYMKSFYRQNDTAWLEVEDVYSAVPMTDLANGIFIWTFRDRLHVLATFHELNHAASMFEGLLKNTCRRMLQGLGVEQIF, encoded by the coding sequence ATGGAGCCTCATccaacctcctcttccacataTTCACCAATGCAAATTCCAGAAATTGGAGGTAAAATGCTTAATCGGAACAGCTCCAGTGAAAAAGACCAAAGCTGGCAATGGCTGCCAGCCTCGCCAAAACTCCATACCCAGGCTTATGATAGCTTCCAGACAATACTGAAGAACTTCAGGTTTGACCAAACCGAGCCCGACCGGGATATTTTGCCATTTACATCATACATTAAGCTTCGCTGTTCCTTTCCCAATATTGAGAAACGTTTGCGAAAAGCTTGGATAGCGACTCGTTATCACAACCCTGGTCTGGCTACAGAACTTGATCTGCACCACAAATACTACCGTGTTCCTTCAACCGAAGATGTGGACATGTGGGCATGGGCAACATTCCGTGTTCACCAAGATGCCTGTGCACAAGATGTGGCAGAACAGCCCCGTCGCTCTGCGCAGCCCATGCTTCATTGGTTTCCACGTACACAGGAATTGCTGCTTGTCTCTCATCACTTCTATTTCGATGCCAGAGGCGCATGGTACTTCTGGGATCTTCTCCTGGATTTAACAGTGAGAGCAGAAAATGTTAATTTCGCAGATGAGAAAGCAAATCTTCCAATTACTAGAGACGATCTTCTAGGTCTCCCGAGTTATCCTACTCTCACGTCTTTTACCAAGGCGTATCAGATTATGAACGACTCTATCAAAGAAGATCTGATACTGCTACCTGCTCTGCTCAAGGATCCTGGCACGCACCAGCTTCATTCTTCCGCCAAACGTCTAGACCGCCACGGTCAAGTGCGCATGACATTGTCCCAGGAGCAAACAGCGGCAATTGTCACAGCATGCAAAGAAATCGGCTCTTCTGTCACGGCAGCCTTTTATGCGGCGTTAGCCCTGGAATGTCAGGCTCTTCAGGCCGAGCACGGTTCTCGAGGAAGATACGCTCTTACCTTCCATCATTTCGACGCAAGACCTTGGTATACCCAGACTGTCAACGCTCGTGAAAACCTGGGCATCGACCAACATGCTATTATTCCCTTTGCGCTTGACATGGAAGGAAAGTCTTACAGCGAGCTTGCTTCCACCACGGACGCGTTTTTTAAGACCACACGTTCGGATTTTGCTCAGGATTCATCCGGACTAGATGCCATAAACTATTTGCTTGCAAATATCATTTCCCCTCGAACACCATTACCAAGTGCgcctttcttctccagctaCGGCATAGCGGAGAAATACATGAAGTCCTTCTACAGACAGAACGACACTGCATGgctggaggttgaggatgtgTATAGTGCAGTTCCAATGACAGATCTAGCCAACGGTATTTTCATCTGGACTTTCAGAGACAGGCTCCATGTTCTAGCTACATTTCATGAGCTTAACCATGCGGCCTCAATGTTTGAGGGACTTCTAAAGAACACTTGTCGCCGTATGCTGCAGGGATTGGGGGTTGAGCAGATATTTTAG
- a CDS encoding uncharacterized protein (SECRETED:SignalP(1-17)) → MKSVMSGLTIFAALAAAGTIEFCSDTACGSSCSDQSTSGLACRALGGIKSTQATQLDDGCSFTIYTDASCSDNGVAVPLNSCIINNNGFGSYSYDC, encoded by the exons ATGAAGTCTGTCATGAGTGGTCTCACCATATTCGCTGCCCTTGCAGCCGCTGGTACAATCGAGTTCTGCAGTGATACCGCATGTGGTTCGAGTTGCTCCGACCAGTCTACCTCGGGCCTGGCCTGTAGAGCTTTGGGTGGTATCAAGAGCACCCAGGCAACCCAGCTGGATGATGGTTGCAGTT TCACCATCTATACCGACGCCAGTTGCAGTGATAATGGTGTGGCTGTACCCTTGAACAGCTgcatcatcaacaataaTGGGTTCGGATCTTACAGCTATGATTGCTAG
- a CDS encoding uncharacterized protein (COG:S;~EggNog:ENOG410Q2TT;~SECRETED:SignalP(1-25);~antiSMASH:Cluster_7.3) encodes MKSILPQFLSLYTTALTVLSKPIQAQQHVLGEDIMAQQGNKVPGNNDAVYAVVPEEDQLFKVEFLEVAPTPIPTDRLFFVYLRGFIPESKKTELALADGGLAGATFEIGASVVNEDGGHDDKKSYTSPLKTTSFNNNAHIAIRDARGNPVNYLPSSGGGGILVDYWIPSMFMKSGTWLFTVDARLGGENSTCLFAMSLTQWLEGRL; translated from the exons ATGAAATCAATCCTCCCCCAATTCCTGTCTCTGTACACCACCGCACTCACTGTTCTTAGCAAGCCCATTCAGGCGCAGCAACACGTGCTCGGCGAGGACATTATGGCCCAACAAGGCAACAAGGTTCCCGGCAATAACGATGCCGTCTACGCCGTTGTGCCCGAGGAAGACCAGCTATTCAAAGTCGAGTTCCTCGAGGTTGCTCCAACGCCAATTCCTAC GGACCGCCTTTTCTTCGTCTACCTGCGCGGTTTTATCCCCGAGTCTAAAAAGACGGAGCTGGCCCTTGCCGACGGAGGCCTCGCGGGTGCGACCTTTGAAATAGGTGCCTCGGTCGtcaacgaagacggcggcCACGACGACAAAAAATCCTATACGTCTCCGTTGAAGACGACGTCGTTCAACAACAACGCACACATCGCCATTCGCGATGCTCGCGGAAATCCGGTCAACTACCTGCCTAgcagcggtggtggtggcatTTTAGTAGACTACTGGATTCCTTCCATGTTCATGAAGAGTGGGACGTGGCTCTTTACGGTCGACGCCAGACTCGGAGGTGAAAATAGTACGTGTCTGTTTGCTATGTCATTGACACAGTGGTTAGAAGGCAGGCTTTGA
- a CDS encoding uncharacterized protein (InterPro:IPR027417,IPR001650;~PFAM:PF00271) has translation MSKSMITTLFRTLGDPSYLGPAVARFHADLAEPERVAELDRFLGGEARVLLATSAIGAGFDFNHVDAVIHLESAYGLTDFMQESGRTGRDPRRSGWSFCLVKPSERNPRSNDSTDRLEFRKYLNEQICRRRPILLNFGEVPRSCDPSWQLCDLCLRQKTQQDLVRQAVKQSYQESTTELEFLARATEFFTDSVGPLVMLQSMCLNMI, from the exons ATGTCAAAATCCATGATTACTACCCTATTTAGAACCCTAGGGGATCCTTCCTATCTAGGGCCTGCAGTAGCTCGGTTCCATGCAGACCTAGCAGAACCAGAAAGGGTGGCAGAACTAGACCGCTTCCTAGGCGGTGAAGCTAGGGTTCTTCTAGCAACCTCTGCCATTGGTGCAGGATTTGATTTTAATCATGTGGATGCTGTGATTCATCTAGAAAGTGCCTATGGGTTGACAGACTTTATGCAGGAATCTGGCAGAACTGGGCGGGATCCTAGGCGGTCAGGATGGTCATTCTGCTTAGTAAAGCCTTCTGAGCGGAATCCTAGATCTAATGATTCTACTGACCGCCTAGAATTCAGGAAATATCTAAATGAGCAGATCTGCCGTCGACGGCCGATTCTATTAAATTTTGGAGAGGTGCCTAGGTCATGTGACCCTAGCTGGCAGCTATGTGATctatgcctgaggcagaaaacCCAGCAGGATCTAGTTAGGCAGGCAGTTAAACAATCCTATCAGGAATCTACTACAGAACTAGAATTCCTAGCTAGGGCTACTGAATTCTTTACAGATTCA gtGGGTCCTTTGGTAATGCTGCAGAGCATGTGTTTAAACATGATCTAG